From a single Brassica rapa cultivar Chiifu-401-42 chromosome A01, CAAS_Brap_v3.01, whole genome shotgun sequence genomic region:
- the LOC103834008 gene encoding probable E3 ubiquitin protein ligase DRIPH, whose product MEKEIVLKQNVVPLFNCLICKNLFDHPTNITECNHIFCRRCIEDKFTVENLKACPVCNVDLGVDPLDKLKLDNTWDDLKKIFFKPNSGTSLKYSRKKKKYLTSHIATSSGGSTPPEPLEPKKLGKQNNVLAGASTSKGCIQMETNSRKDKKEIPVSSDDLEKQNTVLTERIPGEKPKNKGKEKQESFSTPRTVSGQKGKGKASSSPPVLKPRMHVDTSSSQAAMSVEAEKNKVWLSLIAARNQNTYNRPLLPQICSQYIRTDGNLPVSYLKKYVAKKLGLQSENEVEIWLREETVRSTQKLHELVDWWVQTTPVAERKSGMVGRSAAGFLMNLHYSGSYFTSLNNSAGHLSSSNH is encoded by the exons ATGGAGAAGGAGATTGTTTTGAAGCAAAATGTGGTCCCATTATTCAATTGCCTTATCTGCAAAAATTTATTTGATCATCCCACAAACATCACCGAGTGTAACCACATAT TTTGCAGGAGATGCATAGAGGACAAGTTCACAGTAGAGAATCTGAAAGCTTGTCCAGTCTGCAATGTTGATCTTGGTGTTGATCCTCTTGATAAACTCAA GCTGGATAACACTTGGGATGACTTGAAGAAAATATTCTTCAAACCGAATTCAGGAACCTCTTTGAAATACTccagaaagaagaaaaaatatctAACTTCACACATAGCAACTTCGTCTGGAGGATCAACTCCACCTGAGCCATTGGAACCAAAGAAGCTTGGCAAGCAAAACAATGTTTTG GCTGGAGCATCAACATCTAAAGGATGCATACAAATGGAAACCAACTCTAGGAAAGATAAGAAAGAGATTCCAGTATCATCGGATGATCTTG AGAAACAGAACACTGTCCTTACCGAGAGAATCCCTGGTGAGAAACCGAAGAACAAAGGTAAAGAAAAGCAAGAAAGTTTCTCTACCCCGAGGACGGTCTCTGGTCAGAAAGGGAAAGgaaaagcttcttcttctcctccggtTTTGAAACCCCGAATGCATGTGGATACGAGTTCATCACAAGCTGCCATGTCTGTGGAAGCAGAGAAGAACAAAGTTTGGCTTTCACTAATCGCTGCCCGGAATCA GAACACTTATAATAGGCCTCTACTGCCACAAATCTGCAGTCAATACATACGAAC TGATGGAAACTTACCGGTCTCATATCTCAAGAAGTATGTAGCGAAGAAGCTCGGTCTGCAAAGCGAGAACGAA GTGGAGATATGGCTAAGGGAAGAGACCGTGCGTTCTACACAGAAGCTGCATGAGTTGGTGGATTGGTGGGTTCAGACTACTCCAGTTGCTGAGCGAAAAAGCGGGATGGTTGGAAGATCAGCTGCTGGATTCCTCATGAATCTCCACTACAGTGGTTCTTACTTTACCTCTTTGAATAATTCTGCTGGCCATCTGTCATCATCAAACCATTAA
- the LOC103834001 gene encoding 3-oxoacyl-[acyl-carrier-protein] synthase II, chloroplastic-like, translated as MDKFMLYLLTAGKKALADGGVTSDEVMAEFNKAKCGVLIGSAMGGMKVFNDAIVSAEDLLQEDESFLCTFRHNKHGFCYAFYKFVLGSFYYLSYKFVS; from the exons ATGGACAAGTTCATGCTCTATCTTCTCACTGCTGGTAAGAAAGCTTTGGCTGATGGTGGTGTAACTTCTGATGAAGTAATGGCTGAGTTTAACAAAGCCAAATGTGGAGTTTTGATTGGCTCTGCAATGGGTGGCATGAAG GTCTTCAATGATGCTATTGTAAGCGCTGAAGATCTCTTACAAGAAGATGAATCCTTTCTGTGTACCTTTCGCCACAACAAACATGGGTTCTGCTATGCTTTTTATAAATTTGTCTTAGGATCTTTTTATTACTTGTCATACAAGTTTGTGTCATGA